A single window of Streptomyces griseoviridis DNA harbors:
- a CDS encoding PP2C family protein-serine/threonine phosphatase has product MRRTRLAFSRRAHDRRSWLHGAPPPRWVRVLPVLLAVGVCVATLVSPSPLDIGFLLGAIPPLAVLSYGPLATAALGAAVIAILQAPAFRLNEPGNTDVLTICFVALLSVFVSYVSRRRDAQLDLERTVAEAAQRALVPPVPDRVGQVRCAGLYRAAERGTLVGGDFFDVREGPFGVRAVMGDVQGHGLSAVATVASLLGAFREAVLDLPDLESVAARLDRRLVVDSASARFPELFATAVLLEFAPDGRTVRVLSCGHPAPVLVQGGRAVELGLPAGTPLGLGLSDGLSPTGVSVRLDPGDTLFLASDGVSEGRDDAGVFYPLVERLTGLAAGAGGDPGKLADQVWTDLFRYCREILDDVTMLVLTPVVPDGR; this is encoded by the coding sequence GTGCGTCGGACGCGTCTCGCGTTCTCCCGAAGGGCGCACGACCGGCGGAGCTGGCTGCACGGCGCCCCGCCGCCGCGCTGGGTGCGGGTGCTGCCGGTGCTCCTGGCCGTCGGGGTGTGCGTCGCGACCCTGGTGAGCCCCTCCCCCCTCGACATCGGCTTCCTGCTGGGGGCGATCCCGCCGCTCGCGGTCCTGTCGTACGGGCCGCTGGCGACGGCCGCGCTGGGGGCCGCCGTGATCGCCATCCTCCAGGCCCCGGCGTTCCGGCTGAACGAACCAGGCAACACGGACGTCCTGACCATCTGCTTCGTCGCGCTGCTGAGCGTCTTCGTCTCCTACGTCAGCCGCCGCCGTGACGCGCAGCTCGACCTGGAGCGGACGGTCGCGGAGGCGGCGCAGCGGGCGCTGGTGCCGCCGGTGCCCGACCGGGTGGGGCAGGTGCGGTGCGCGGGTCTGTACCGGGCGGCGGAGCGCGGCACCCTGGTCGGCGGCGACTTCTTCGACGTGCGGGAGGGGCCGTTCGGGGTGCGGGCGGTGATGGGGGACGTGCAGGGGCACGGGCTCTCGGCGGTCGCGACGGTCGCTTCGCTGCTGGGCGCGTTCCGGGAGGCGGTGCTCGATCTGCCCGACCTGGAGTCGGTGGCGGCGCGTCTCGACCGGCGGCTGGTGGTGGACTCGGCGTCGGCCCGGTTCCCCGAGCTGTTCGCGACGGCGGTGCTGCTGGAGTTCGCGCCGGACGGGCGGACGGTGCGGGTGCTGTCGTGCGGGCATCCGGCGCCGGTGCTCGTGCAGGGCGGCCGTGCGGTGGAGCTGGGGCTGCCCGCGGGGACGCCGCTCGGTCTCGGGCTGTCGGACGGACTCTCGCCGACGGGGGTGAGCGTGCGGCTCGATCCGGGCGACACGCTGTTCCTTGCGTCGGACGGGGTCTCCGAGGGCCGCGACGACGCGGGGGTCTTCTATCCGCTGGTGGAGCGGCTGACGGGGCTCGCGGCGGGGGCGGGCGGTGATCCGGGGAAGCTGGCGGACCAGGTGTGGACGGACCTGTTCCGGTACTGCCGGGAGATCCTCGACGACGTGACGATGCTGGTGCTCACCCCGGTGGTGCCTGACGGCCGCTGA